Sequence from the Pelotomaculum isophthalicicum JI genome:
GTGAAAAAGATCTTGCCGGCGGTGTGCGCGTTACGCTGAACCCATCGGAAAATTTGCCTGTATTCCCCGGGCGCCTGGCTGTAATTCGCCAGGGAGACCTCTGGGTGCTGGAAAGCGGCAAGGAATCTCTGCGCCTGACCGGCGACGGCTGCAACAGTTGCCCGGCCTGGTCCCCGGATGGGCAATGGCTGCTCTTTTACAAATATGATCCTAAAAAATGGGATAGACATTACTCTTTATGGGTTGCCCGCGCCGACGGCGGGGGAGTTTACAGCATCGATGAGGGAAAACAGGTGCTGGATGCCCGGTGGTCCCCGGTGGCGAACAGCATAGCCTACCTTACGGCAAAACAGGGCGAAAGTGCAGGGAGCGAGGAATTTAAGCTGGCCGCAGTCACTGACAAAGGCCCCGGGGCTCCTCTGTCTCTAAAGGACGCGTCTGAAAAAATAATGAGCTTTGGCTGGCAGCCCACCGGCGAAAAGCTTGTTTATACAATAGCGGGAGAGTATCCAAATACAAAAGAAAATCTCACTGTCAAGGTTATGCCAGCCGGCGGAGGCGAAACCAAAAACCTCCTTGCCGCAGAGCCGGGATTTCTGCCGGATGCGGGAACTTCCACTGCTTATCTGGGTGGTATTAAGTTTTCTCCCAATATCATTGACTTCAGCTTTTTCAGTTATCCTTTCTCGGCGTCCCTGGCTGCTGATGGTGTGCCTTTATTTACAACTACGATGATGGGAAAAGACCCCAAACAACTTGCGACCACGCTCGCTTACCCTGACTGGATTGACTGGTCTCCCGGCGGCGACCGCCTGGCGTTCATAGACGGTGGTGAGAGGAAATCTTTTTTCAACAAGCGGCTTTCCGTGGTGCCCGTTAACCGTCCGGAAAAAGCGGTAACACTTACCCCTGAAGGCTATGCCGACCGCGACCCGGCCTGGTCGCCGGAAGGTGATTTCATTGCGGTCAGCCGGACGAAATCGTCTCAAGGAATTAGCGACCAGCGTGAGGAGTGGCCGCCGTCTTCAATCTGGCTGGCCAGCACGGACAGTTCCGGGGCGAGGCAGATCAGCGACGGTGAAGTCCCCGGTTGCTTAGACTACAACCCCTGGTGGGTCGAGGGCGGCAAAAGCCTGATGTGGGTGCGGCTGCAGGGTGAAAAAGCCTCGATCTGGCAGGCCGGGACGGATGGAAAAGATACCGTAAAAGTTTTTGAGGAACTGGATATCCCCCAGGGCTATTATGGCGCTTATAAATGGGACGATGTATTGGCCTGGCATCCGGGCGGGTTTTATCACCCCCTGCCTTTCCCTGGTGAACAGGCGGGAGAAATCAGATCTGTCGGCGACAGTTACGTGCTAATAGATAGGACAACGTATGGTGATCACAATTACTACCTCGATCACCCTTCGTTAGACGGAATGAAACTCATCGTCGGTTTTATTGAAACAGCGGAATTCAAGGAATATAAAGACGGAGAACTTATTTTCAGGGCAAGAGGAGGCGACGATACCGGCTATTTCAAGTTTCCCTACCTGTTGATTTACAATCCCGTCAAAGAAGAGTTAAGAAATGAAGAACTTTTCTTACCCTTAAATGAACAGGAACAGGTTTCTTTCGGAAAACGCACCTGGAAACAAGTTATTACCAATTTTGAAATGGAAGATCCCGCTATTCATTTCGACTTTAAGCCGGCGCCGGGAGAAGCGCTTGCCGGTGGCCATCCCCTGCCGGAAACAACCGTCCAGTACAGTGAAGAAACTAACGAATTGGTGTTCAGCTTTTTTAACGTGGAATTTGCTGATACTTTCCAGGATAATACGCATTTTGAAAGCCCCGGCCTGAAATTTGCGAAAGAGTTCAATTTTGAGCAACTGCCGGGGCGACCGGGAGACGAGCATACTCCGTCTCAGCCGCCGGTGGTGAGAGTGAGGATTTTGTTGGAAGGAAATCCTCAGTATAACGCCGCGATATCATATTTCGGGGGAATCGGTTATGAGCGAACTGTCCGGTGCACGGTAAACTTTCGGTAGTGAAGGAGAATTATAATTATGAAAAGGGTTTTTATCGCTATAACGATCCTGTTGACAATAATATATCTGGCGGGCTGTTCTACTGAAAAAACAGCAGGTCAATCCACCGTCAAAGGCAAAACGATAGAAGAAGCTCTTAATAAAAGTAACAGGAATATTAGTTCAATATTGCATAAAGAAGAGCTGCCAAATGGTGCCTTGGTTTTCTATGTACCCGGTTTTACTGATAATGAGGCCAAGTCAAAGCTTGGCTTGGAATATCTGAAGCGAACGCCAAATGGTTGGGAAATGTCTTACCAAGGCGGAATGTATTCTACAAATGTTGAGCAAGCAATATATTTTGAATTTTTCCCTGACGACAAGGATGAGGGTACACCGCTCCCTCTAATTTATGGAGAAATTAAAGACCGGAATATTACGCAAGTGTTGGTGAATGATTTAAAGTATCAGACACAACAACAAGCTAAAATTATCAATGTAGATAGAGAACCGGGTTTGCAAAGCGATATTCGCGTCTGGTACGCTGCCTCGGAAATACAAGGTTCTAAATTCGAAATTATAGGAAAGGGAGATGCCGGCGAAATTTTGTTTTTACAGAAGGTAAATGCTTTAGTTGGTTGCGAGACCAGTAATGAATCCTAGAATGATCCAATAATAGATAAATATATAAATGGGCTTAGCCGGGAAGACTACAGCGCTTCAAAGGACTGGAGATGTCAATGTGGAAATTCAGGCGGCAGCTCTATATAGTAAAGGAGAAAAATTCAAAATTGAACCGGTGACCCTTGATGAGCCGAAAGCGGGAGAGGTATTGGTCAAGATTGTCGCTTCCGGGATCTGTCCTACCGATATCCATGTGCAAAACCAGGAGTACTGGTTTCCTCTTCCCGCTGTTTTGGGGTACGAGGGCGCCGGCATTGTGGAAAAAGCGGGGGAAGGGGTGTCCGCAGTGAAACCAGACGATCACGTTGTATTAGGATACGCGTACTGTGGAAAATGCCAACCTTGTCTTACCGGCGCGCCGTATCAAAAGCTATAATAAGGAGGCTGCGCCAGCGTAGCCTCCTTGCGGTATTTCAGGGGAGATACGCCCAACTGGCTCAAGTACTGTGATTGGTTCATGATTATTCCCGGGGCGTTCGGCAGCCTGATTACAGGGGTTTGGCTTTCCGTGCGAACGCATTGTGGACTCACAAAATACTATTGGATCATGGTTAAAACAATCGGAAATAAAGGTACAATCCTTTTCGGCAGTACCTTTATGCGAATCTGGTTTGACC
This genomic interval carries:
- a CDS encoding alcohol dehydrogenase catalytic domain-containing protein; amino-acid sequence: MEIQAAALYSKGEKFKIEPVTLDEPKAGEVLVKIVASGICPTDIHVQNQEYWFPLPAVLGYEGAGIVEKAGEGVSAVKPDDHVVLGYAYCGKCQPCLTGAPYQKL